In Lepidochelys kempii isolate rLepKem1 chromosome 8, rLepKem1.hap2, whole genome shotgun sequence, a single genomic region encodes these proteins:
- the WNT8A gene encoding protein Wnt-8a, which translates to MTGPKAYLTYSTSVAVGAHSGIEECKHQFTWERWNCPESALQLSTHNRLRSATRETSFVHAISSAGVMYTLTRNCSMGDFDNCGCDDSRNGRVGGRGWVWGGCSDNVEFGERISKLFVDALETGQDARALMNLHNNEAGRLSVKATMKRTCKCHGVSGSCSIQTCWLQLAEFREIGNYLKIKYDQAQKLEMDKKRMRAGNSADSRGATAETFSMVLATELVFLEDSPDYCVRNASLGLHGTEGRECLQSGKNLSQWERRSCRRLCTECGLKVEEKRTEIVTSCNCKFHWCCVVRCQQCKQVVTKHYCSRRDGSSPSTPRRRNRGHKR; encoded by the exons ATGACGGGACCAAAG GCGTATCTGACCTACTCCACCAGCGTGGCTGTGGGGGCCCACAGCGGGATTGAAGAATGTAAACATCAGTTCACCTGGGAGCGCTGGAACTGCCCAGAAAGTGCCCTGCAGCTCTCGACTCATAACAGACTGCGGAGTG CTACCAGAGAAACCTCTTTTGTTCATGCCATCAGCTCGGCTGGAGTAATGTACACGCTCACCAGAAACTGCAGCATGGGGGACTTCGACAACTGTGGCTGTGACGATTCCAGGAATGGCCGTGTAG GTGGCCGAGGATGGGTCTGGGGAGGCTGCAGTGATAATGTGGAATTTGGCGAGAGAATTTCCAAACTATTTGTGGATGCTTTGGAGACAGGACAAGATGCCAGAGCTTTAATGAATCTGCATAACAATGAAGCAGGGAGACtt TCTGTGAAAGCAACAATGAAGAGGACGTGTAAGTGTCACGGGGTATCGGGCAGCTGCAGCATCCAGACCTGCTGGCTCCAGCTTGCTGAGTTTCGAGAAATTGGGAATTATCTGAAGATCAAATATGACCAGGCCCAGAAGCTGGAGATGGACAAGAAGAGGATGAGAGCTGGGAATAGTGCCGACAGCCGTGGGGCCACCGCAGAGACCTTCAGCATGGTGCTAGCCACGGAACTTGTCTTCCTGGAAGACTCTCCCGATTACTGCGTCAGGAATGCCAGCCTGGGCCTCCATGGCACTGAGGGGCGGGAATGCCTGCAGAGTGGCAAGAACTTGTCtcagtgggagaggaggagctgcaggaggctctGCACGGAGTGCGGCCTGAAAGTGGAAGAGAAGAGGACTGAAATTGTCACCAGCTGCAACTGCAAGTTCCACTGGTGCTGCGTGGTGAGATGCCAGCAGTGCAAGCAGGTGGTTACCAAGCACTACTGCTCCAGAAGAGACGGCtcttcccccagcacccccaggcGCCGGAACCGGGGGCACAAGAGATAA